In Paeniglutamicibacter kerguelensis, one genomic interval encodes:
- a CDS encoding serine hydrolase domain-containing protein, with protein sequence MMKNSRVAVVVAGALIAVSGCSSGGPAGPTAGTAGNTGNTAPATGTPSGGSAQVPAYAMTLQQQLPEVMKANAIPGVVVLIKSPTRGDWSGTFGTAEIGKETPMSLSDFLRIGSNTKTMTSTVILQLVQEGKLKLDDPISKFRPDVPNGKNITIAQLSEMRSGLYSYTFDPGFNATLDKEPQKAWTPDELLSIAFKHPANFPPGQKYDYSNTNIVLLGTVIEELTGMSASEAFRKRIFEPLGLKNTELPVNTDSVLPMPHAQGYQFGTNAETTDSYAVPAADLPAALDGTLKPLNYTDANPSWAWTAGGAISTPEDLAVYVKALVTGGLLDAKTQKLRMDSIQPTVAGQPNGVGYGLGIAEFAPGILGHDGQLPGYSSFMVYNNDTDDTIIVGTNLAASPVDGQNAAVVLAKSIIATLYGAADVPGGNPATPQSGSPTPSG encoded by the coding sequence ATGATGAAAAATTCAAGGGTCGCGGTTGTTGTAGCCGGCGCGTTGATCGCTGTGTCGGGCTGTTCCTCCGGAGGACCGGCCGGACCCACCGCCGGCACCGCCGGAAACACCGGAAACACCGCCCCCGCAACCGGCACGCCGAGCGGCGGGAGCGCGCAGGTGCCGGCATACGCCATGACGCTGCAGCAACAGCTCCCCGAGGTGATGAAGGCCAACGCCATCCCCGGGGTCGTCGTGCTGATCAAGTCGCCCACGCGCGGCGATTGGTCGGGAACCTTCGGCACCGCCGAGATCGGCAAGGAAACACCGATGTCGCTCAGCGATTTCCTGCGGATCGGCAGCAACACCAAGACCATGACCTCGACGGTCATCCTGCAGCTCGTGCAGGAGGGCAAGCTCAAGCTGGACGACCCCATCTCGAAATTCCGGCCCGATGTGCCCAACGGCAAGAACATCACGATCGCCCAGCTCTCCGAGATGCGCAGCGGGCTCTACAGCTACACGTTCGACCCGGGCTTCAACGCAACGCTCGACAAGGAGCCGCAGAAGGCCTGGACGCCCGACGAGCTGCTGTCGATCGCCTTCAAGCACCCGGCGAACTTCCCGCCGGGCCAGAAGTACGACTACAGCAACACCAACATCGTGCTGCTCGGGACGGTCATCGAGGAACTCACCGGCATGAGCGCGTCCGAGGCGTTCCGGAAGCGGATCTTCGAGCCGTTGGGGCTGAAGAACACCGAGCTGCCGGTGAACACGGATTCCGTCCTCCCGATGCCCCACGCGCAGGGATACCAGTTCGGCACCAACGCCGAGACCACCGACTCCTATGCGGTTCCCGCCGCCGACTTGCCTGCCGCGCTCGACGGCACACTCAAGCCGCTGAACTACACCGACGCGAACCCCTCGTGGGCTTGGACGGCCGGCGGGGCCATCTCCACGCCCGAGGACCTTGCGGTGTACGTCAAGGCGCTGGTGACCGGAGGCCTGCTCGATGCGAAGACTCAAAAGCTGCGGATGGACAGCATCCAGCCCACGGTGGCCGGCCAGCCGAACGGCGTCGGGTACGGGCTCGGGATCGCCGAGTTCGCCCCCGGCATTCTGGGCCACGACGGACAGCTGCCCGGGTACTCGTCGTTCATGGTCTACAACAACGACACGGACGACACCATCATCGTGGGCACAAACCTTGCGGCCTCGCCCGTCGACGGGCAGAATGCCGCGGTGGTCCTGGCGAAGAGCATCATCGCCACCCTCTACGGCGCCGCCGACGTTCCCGGCGGGAACCCTGCCACGCCCCAGAGCGGGTCGCCGACACCTTCCGGATAA
- the rsfS gene encoding ribosome silencing factor codes for MSAHEHSINLVKAAALAAADKQAENLIALDVSERLGVTDAFLIASASSERQVNSIVDEIEDKLDELFEIRPVRREGRGAGRWVLLDYVDVVIHVQHNEDRVFYALERLWGDCPLIELPTTGEPATDMSHIETLPDVL; via the coding sequence ATGAGCGCCCACGAACATTCCATCAACCTGGTGAAGGCGGCAGCCCTTGCCGCCGCAGACAAGCAGGCCGAAAACCTCATCGCGCTGGACGTCAGCGAGCGCCTCGGCGTCACCGACGCCTTCCTGATCGCCTCGGCTTCCTCCGAGCGCCAGGTCAACTCGATCGTCGACGAGATCGAAGACAAGCTCGACGAGCTCTTCGAGATCCGTCCGGTGCGCCGCGAAGGCCGCGGTGCGGGCCGCTGGGTCCTCCTGGATTACGTGGACGTCGTGATCCACGTGCAGCACAACGAGGACCGCGTCTTCTACGCCCTCGAGCGCCTCTGGGGCGACTGCCCGTTGATCGAGCTGCCGACCACCGGCGAGCCGGCAACCGACATGTCGCACATCGAAACCCTCCCGGACGTCCTCTAG
- the nadD gene encoding nicotinate-nucleotide adenylyltransferase — translation MTSRLEAERTDRPFRLGVMGGTFDPIHHGHLVAASEVASVFDLDEVVFVPTGTPWQKLDREVAEAEHRYLMTVIATAANPRFTVSRVDIDRPGPTYTIDTLRDLRAQRPDAELFFITGADALAKIMSWKDAEELWTLAHFVGVTRPGHELPVLDRNDVSLMEVPAMAISSTDCRERVRTQHPVWYLVPDGVVQYIGKYKLYNDKNYAVNGQK, via the coding sequence ATCACTAGCCGTCTCGAGGCCGAGCGAACGGACCGCCCATTTCGCCTAGGCGTCATGGGCGGCACGTTCGATCCGATCCACCACGGCCACCTGGTTGCCGCCAGCGAGGTCGCCTCGGTGTTTGACCTTGACGAAGTCGTGTTTGTGCCCACCGGCACGCCCTGGCAGAAATTGGACCGCGAGGTCGCCGAGGCCGAACACCGTTACCTGATGACTGTGATCGCCACGGCGGCCAATCCACGGTTCACCGTCAGCCGGGTGGACATCGACCGTCCGGGGCCGACCTACACGATCGATACGCTGCGCGACCTGCGCGCCCAGCGCCCGGATGCCGAGTTGTTCTTCATCACCGGCGCCGACGCCCTGGCGAAGATCATGAGCTGGAAGGACGCCGAGGAACTGTGGACGCTTGCACACTTCGTGGGCGTCACCCGGCCCGGGCACGAACTGCCGGTGCTTGACCGCAACGACGTTTCCCTGATGGAAGTGCCGGCGATGGCGATCTCTTCCACCGATTGCCGCGAACGCGTTCGCACGCAGCATCCGGTGTGGTACTTGGTGCCGGACGGCGTGGTCCAGTACATCGGCAAGTACAAGCTTTACAACGACAAGAACTACGCAGTAAACGGCCAGAAGTAG
- a CDS encoding glutamate-5-semialdehyde dehydrogenase: MSQIANASLNPSDVTAGADGPQAAVAAVSAMADRARTASRVLARADRNWKDRALLAIAAALDEKRARIIAANAKDIEAGRANGTSDAMLDRLKLDDRRVDALIAALQELAGLPDPVGTVLRGQTLPNGLRLRQVHVPMGVIGAIYEARPNVTVDIAGLALKSGNAVLLRGGTAAAASNKALLALIRDALESVGLPADAVASVDAYGRDGADAMMGARGKIDVLIPRGGRELIQRVVTTAKVPVIETGEGNVHIYLDESADAKMAVPILLNAKIQRPSVCNTVETLLINAKSQAAGQVLAALAKSGVRLHVDERAAALAGDTPTVPAVDADWDTEYMDLDLAVAVVDDLDGAISHIRRHTTGHTEAILTNNLAHAERFIAEVDSAAVIVNASTRFTDGGQLGLGAEVGISTQKMHARGPMGLRELTTTKWIVQGDGHVRS; this comes from the coding sequence ATGAGCCAGATAGCCAATGCATCCCTGAATCCCAGCGACGTGACAGCCGGGGCCGACGGCCCGCAGGCCGCGGTCGCAGCGGTGTCCGCCATGGCCGACCGCGCCCGTACCGCCTCCCGTGTGCTGGCCCGCGCGGACCGGAACTGGAAGGACCGCGCGCTCCTGGCGATCGCCGCGGCACTTGATGAAAAGCGCGCCCGGATCATCGCGGCAAATGCCAAGGACATCGAGGCCGGACGGGCCAACGGAACCAGCGATGCCATGCTGGACCGGCTCAAGCTCGATGACAGGCGCGTCGATGCGCTGATCGCCGCCCTCCAGGAACTTGCCGGCCTACCCGATCCGGTGGGCACCGTGCTGCGCGGCCAGACGCTTCCCAACGGCCTGCGCCTGCGTCAGGTGCACGTGCCCATGGGTGTCATCGGCGCCATCTACGAGGCCCGCCCCAATGTGACCGTCGACATCGCCGGCCTTGCGCTCAAGAGCGGCAATGCCGTGCTGCTGCGCGGCGGCACGGCTGCCGCGGCGTCGAACAAGGCGCTGCTGGCACTGATCCGCGACGCGCTGGAATCGGTGGGACTGCCCGCCGACGCCGTCGCCTCGGTCGACGCCTACGGACGCGACGGAGCCGACGCCATGATGGGTGCCCGCGGCAAGATCGACGTGCTGATCCCGCGCGGGGGCCGCGAACTGATCCAGCGCGTGGTGACCACCGCCAAGGTTCCGGTCATCGAAACGGGTGAGGGCAACGTGCACATCTACCTGGACGAATCGGCCGACGCCAAGATGGCGGTGCCGATCCTGCTCAACGCCAAGATCCAGCGCCCCTCGGTCTGCAACACCGTGGAGACGCTGCTGATCAACGCCAAGTCGCAGGCCGCTGGACAGGTGCTTGCCGCCCTGGCGAAGTCGGGTGTGCGCCTGCACGTCGACGAACGCGCCGCGGCACTGGCGGGGGACACCCCGACGGTCCCGGCCGTCGACGCGGACTGGGACACCGAATACATGGACCTGGACCTGGCCGTCGCCGTCGTCGACGACCTCGATGGTGCCATTAGCCACATTCGCCGCCACACCACGGGGCACACCGAAGCGATCCTGACCAACAACCTGGCGCACGCCGAGCGCTTCATCGCCGAGGTCGATTCGGCCGCCGTCATCGTCAACGCCTCCACTCGGTTCACCGATGGAGGGCAATTGGGCCTGGGTGCCGAGGTCGGCATTTCCACCCAGAAGATGCACGCGCGCGGGCCGATGGGGCTTCGCGAACTCACAACCACCAAGTGGATTGTCCAAGGTGATGGGCATGTTCGTTCGTAG
- the proB gene encoding glutamate 5-kinase has translation MRATNHPSGIDERQDIPRASRIVVKVGSSSLTTLNGGISEEALSNLVDRLSAVSTAGTQLILVSSGAIAAGLAPLNLGRRPRDLATQQAAASVGQGLLMAKYTQAFAAHGVTVGQVLLTADDLIRRQQYANAFRALNRLLALGVVPIVNENDTVATHEIRFGDNDRLAALVAHLVKADALMLLSDVDAVYDAPPNDGGVRISRVDSNADLETVSIGSTGGAGLGTGGMATKVEAATMSAESGIPALVTSTANAAAALAGQDVGTWFSARGGRRSTRMLWLAHLAATQGRLLLDAGAVRAVASGVASLLPAGITGLHGSFEAGDAVEITDAKGTVIARGLVNYSSEELPQMLGRSTHELAQDLGTQYERAVVHVDDLVVV, from the coding sequence GTGCGCGCCACCAACCACCCCTCGGGCATTGACGAACGCCAGGACATCCCGCGTGCTTCGCGCATAGTGGTCAAGGTCGGCTCCTCGTCGTTGACCACGCTCAACGGCGGGATCTCCGAGGAAGCACTCTCGAACCTCGTGGACAGGCTCTCGGCGGTCAGCACCGCAGGGACCCAGCTGATCCTGGTCTCCTCCGGCGCTATCGCCGCCGGCCTGGCGCCCCTGAACCTGGGGCGTCGGCCGCGCGACCTGGCCACGCAGCAGGCCGCGGCCTCCGTGGGGCAGGGGCTGCTGATGGCCAAGTACACCCAGGCGTTCGCCGCCCACGGTGTCACGGTGGGCCAGGTCCTGCTCACGGCCGACGACCTGATCCGTCGCCAGCAGTACGCCAACGCGTTCCGCGCGTTGAACCGGCTGCTGGCCTTGGGCGTGGTGCCGATCGTGAACGAGAACGACACCGTGGCAACGCACGAGATCCGTTTCGGGGACAATGACAGGCTCGCCGCTCTGGTGGCGCACTTGGTCAAGGCCGATGCGCTGATGCTGCTCTCCGACGTCGACGCCGTCTACGACGCCCCGCCAAACGACGGGGGAGTACGGATTTCGCGCGTCGACAGCAATGCCGACCTGGAAACCGTGAGCATCGGTTCCACCGGCGGGGCCGGACTGGGCACCGGCGGCATGGCCACCAAGGTCGAGGCCGCCACCATGAGCGCGGAATCCGGGATCCCGGCGCTTGTCACCTCCACCGCCAACGCCGCCGCGGCGCTGGCGGGGCAGGACGTGGGAACGTGGTTCTCGGCCCGCGGCGGACGCCGCTCCACCCGCATGCTCTGGCTGGCCCACCTTGCGGCCACGCAGGGGCGCCTGCTGCTGGATGCCGGCGCGGTCAGGGCCGTGGCCTCCGGCGTCGCCTCGCTGCTGCCCGCGGGCATCACCGGGCTGCACGGCTCGTTCGAGGCCGGGGACGCGGTGGAAATCACCGACGCCAAGGGCACCGTGATCGCCCGCGGCCTGGTGAACTACTCCTCGGAGGAACTGCCGCAGATGCTCGGCCGTTCCACGCACGAGCTGGCCCAGGACCTCGGAACCCAGTACGAGCGCGCCGTGGTGCACGTGGACGACCTGGTCGTCGTCTAG
- the obgE gene encoding GTPase ObgE — protein sequence MAAFIDRVVLHVSGGTGGHGCVSIKREKFKPLGGPDGASGGNGGDVILRVDSQTTTLLSYHHSPHRHAGNGEGGKGDLRPGKNGESLILPVPEGTVVKNRAGDILADLIGEGTEYIAAAGGLGGLGNAGLSSQKRKAPGFALLGIPGDEAEIILELKSVADVALVGYPSAGKSSLIAAISAARPKIADYPFTTLVPNLGVVEAGDVRYTVADVPGLIPGASQGKGLGHEFLRHVERCAALVHVLDCGTLEADRDPVTDLDIIQAELDAYETDSSFAGADGQIIPLNERPRLVALNKVDMPDGRDMAEFVRPELEKRGYRVFEVSAMSREGLRDLSFAMAELVTEARAKLEAAPLVVPVEVVRPRATKASKAGFVIRKEERNLEALYRVIGEKPERWIKQTDFRNDEAVGYLADRLAKLGVENQLYKMGARPGDAVVIGSEADAVVFDWEPTMAAGAELLGSRRGQDVRIEEYGARPSRGEKKAIHSDRKDAKAAARDELEAERKAGIWTESVNYKHQEPKKGE from the coding sequence GTGGCAGCCTTCATCGACCGAGTGGTCCTCCATGTCTCCGGTGGTACCGGTGGGCACGGCTGTGTCTCCATCAAACGCGAAAAGTTCAAGCCCCTCGGTGGTCCCGACGGAGCCAGCGGCGGCAATGGCGGCGACGTCATCCTGCGCGTTGACTCGCAGACCACGACGCTACTTTCGTACCACCATTCACCCCACCGCCACGCCGGCAACGGCGAAGGCGGCAAGGGCGACCTTCGCCCGGGCAAGAACGGCGAATCCCTGATCCTTCCGGTGCCCGAGGGCACCGTGGTCAAGAACCGTGCCGGCGACATCCTCGCCGACCTCATCGGCGAAGGCACCGAGTACATTGCCGCCGCCGGTGGCCTGGGCGGCCTGGGCAACGCCGGCCTCTCTAGCCAGAAGCGCAAGGCCCCCGGCTTCGCGTTGCTGGGCATTCCCGGCGACGAAGCCGAGATCATCCTCGAGCTCAAGTCCGTTGCAGACGTTGCCTTGGTTGGATACCCGTCGGCTGGCAAGTCCTCGCTGATTGCTGCGATCTCCGCGGCACGCCCGAAGATCGCTGACTACCCGTTCACCACCCTGGTCCCGAACCTCGGCGTAGTCGAAGCCGGCGACGTCCGCTACACCGTTGCCGACGTCCCGGGTCTGATCCCCGGCGCCTCGCAGGGCAAGGGCCTGGGCCACGAATTCCTGCGCCACGTCGAACGCTGCGCCGCACTGGTGCACGTGCTCGACTGCGGCACGCTCGAAGCCGACCGCGACCCGGTCACCGACCTGGACATCATCCAGGCCGAACTGGATGCCTACGAGACCGACTCCTCGTTTGCCGGCGCCGATGGACAGATCATCCCGCTGAACGAGCGCCCGCGCCTGGTCGCCCTGAACAAGGTCGACATGCCGGACGGCCGCGACATGGCCGAGTTCGTGCGCCCGGAACTGGAAAAGCGCGGCTACCGCGTCTTCGAGGTCTCCGCGATGAGCCGTGAAGGCCTGCGCGATCTCTCCTTCGCCATGGCCGAACTGGTCACGGAGGCCCGGGCCAAGCTCGAGGCAGCCCCGCTGGTTGTCCCCGTCGAGGTAGTGCGTCCGCGCGCCACCAAGGCCAGCAAGGCGGGGTTCGTGATCCGCAAGGAAGAGCGCAACCTCGAAGCCCTGTACCGCGTCATTGGCGAAAAGCCGGAACGCTGGATCAAGCAGACCGATTTCCGCAACGACGAGGCCGTCGGCTACCTTGCCGACCGCCTGGCCAAGCTCGGCGTCGAAAACCAGCTGTACAAGATGGGTGCCCGCCCGGGCGACGCCGTGGTCATCGGCTCGGAAGCCGACGCCGTGGTCTTCGACTGGGAGCCGACGATGGCTGCCGGCGCCGAACTGCTCGGTTCGCGCCGTGGCCAGGACGTGCGCATCGAGGAATACGGTGCACGCCCGTCCCGTGGCGAAAAGAAGGCCATCCACTCCGACCGCAAGGACGCCAAGGCCGCGGCCCGCGACGAGCTGGAAGCCGAGCGCAAGGCCGGCATCTGGACCGAGTCGGTGAACTACAAGCACCAAGAACCCAAAAAGGGGGAGTAG
- the rpmA gene encoding 50S ribosomal protein L27 gives MAHKKGASSTRNGRDSNAQYLGVKRFGGQVVSAGEIIVRQRGTHFHPGAGVGRGKDDTLFALQAGAVEFGTRRGRRVVNIVIAD, from the coding sequence ATGGCACATAAGAAGGGCGCGAGTTCCACTCGCAACGGTCGCGATTCCAACGCCCAGTACCTTGGCGTTAAGCGCTTCGGTGGTCAGGTCGTTTCGGCCGGCGAAATCATCGTTCGCCAGCGTGGCACCCACTTCCACCCGGGCGCCGGCGTGGGACGTGGCAAGGACGACACCCTGTTCGCACTGCAGGCCGGAGCTGTCGAATTCGGCACCCGTCGCGGCCGTCGCGTCGTGAACATCGTTATCGCTGACTAA
- the rplU gene encoding 50S ribosomal protein L21, with translation MVYAIVRAGGRQEKVSVGDLVTLDRLKAAPGASIELPALLLVDGEKVTSAADELAKVKVTAEVIENLRGQKIVIQKYKNKTGYKKRQGFRAMLTKVKVTSIA, from the coding sequence GTGGTGTACGCAATTGTCCGCGCTGGCGGCCGCCAGGAAAAGGTTTCTGTTGGAGACCTCGTTACCCTTGATCGCCTGAAGGCCGCCCCAGGCGCCTCCATTGAACTGCCGGCCCTGTTGCTGGTAGATGGCGAGAAGGTAACTTCCGCAGCCGACGAGCTGGCCAAGGTTAAGGTGACCGCTGAGGTTATTGAGAACCTTCGCGGCCAGAAGATTGTCATCCAGAAGTACAAGAACAAGACCGGTTACAAGAAGCGCCAGGGTTTCCGCGCTATGTTGACCAAGGTCAAGGTCACCTCGATCGCTTAA
- a CDS encoding Rne/Rng family ribonuclease produces the protein MAANRDESKAAGQAPKARTRTSRPRNTSSEPTVPARPVRRAMTLAELNEAAAAPTSKTRANVAPRTAAARTTAARRRPAANAKAEAPAAAPTVETPAAAPVAAAPVKKAPAKRGPRRATSAVTSPVASTDAPVGLIEPAPVAASAAEPAVEAPAKVEEKAEAKAPAKRPTRSRSRRASAPAGDAAGTPAKEAAVAAPVAEVPVVETAVVEASVVEVTEEVVVVAEAPVEASAEVTEEAPAEAPAKTARKRPTRSSRSAKAPAAEVVAEAPAEVPAVAASIVEAVAAEAMATGGTESAGITDPFAIPEMALSVLFQAPDLSAVAPVAADEDEDEDSAGNRRNRRSRSRTRTEGEAAEGAETDEDETDGDAVVSRRRRRRRRGEADLELAGGEQDDPPNTITRVRAPRTSLDSVMSNKVTAVKGSTRLEAKRQRRRDSRESGRRRQVITEAEFLARRESVDRQMIVRQREDRIQIGVLEDGILAEHFVSKTQQDSLIGNVYIGKVQNVLPSMEAAFVDIGRGRNAVLYAGEVNWDVAGLDGQPRRIEHALKSGDTVLVQVTKDPVGHKGARLTSQISLPGRYLVYVPGGSMTGISRKLPDVERNRLKKILKDHLPENAGVIVRTAAEGASEEELMNDINRLRAQWEGIEAASTSTKTLAPELLYGEPDLTIKVVRDVFNEDFTKLIVSGNEAWDTIEAYVTYVAPDLISRLEKWESNVDIFSTFRIDEQIHKALDRKVFLPSGGSLVIDRTEAMTVVDVNTGKFTGSGGNLEETVTKNNLEAAEEVVRQLRLRDIGGIIVIDFIDMVLESNRDLVLRRLVECLGRDRTKHQVAEVTSLGLVQMTRKRMGTGLLEVFGENCEACNGRGVITHDEPVEHRRTFNSAGEPHVAASRGQEKPSRAERRRRNRASEEPTTVEHTTEAETEVHAVEPEANEAKATAARTAFANIAAAAHAAHEHEDAAAEAAGATLTVGGEQVVVPNARRRRAGSEASAPELTLENLEAALPDNSPVEDAESHDAGGHEDAQGATRAPRSRSRRKSRSKAPAPEQASQAPEQAAPVISGVAGQASAAAPSEAKAVVATSKTSGIEPVARVKRSRRATSPQGGSDAAVSVASDTLATPGSAHVASLADIPKAAQPLNDANAPIMLGVGVPVNELK, from the coding sequence TGAAGAAGGCCCCGGCCAAGCGCGGCCCGCGCCGCGCCACCTCGGCCGTCACCAGCCCGGTCGCCAGCACCGATGCCCCGGTCGGCCTCATTGAGCCTGCCCCCGTTGCGGCATCCGCAGCCGAGCCCGCCGTCGAAGCCCCGGCCAAGGTCGAGGAAAAGGCCGAAGCGAAGGCACCGGCCAAGCGCCCGACACGTTCACGTTCCCGCCGCGCCTCGGCACCCGCCGGCGACGCTGCCGGCACCCCGGCCAAGGAAGCCGCCGTTGCGGCTCCCGTGGCCGAAGTTCCGGTGGTTGAAACTGCCGTTGTCGAAGCATCAGTGGTTGAAGTAACCGAAGAAGTTGTCGTCGTGGCTGAAGCCCCGGTCGAAGCAAGCGCAGAAGTAACCGAAGAAGCCCCCGCAGAGGCACCGGCCAAGACGGCGCGCAAGCGTCCGACCCGTTCCTCGCGTTCGGCCAAGGCGCCCGCCGCCGAGGTTGTTGCCGAGGCTCCGGCCGAAGTTCCTGCCGTCGCCGCGAGCATCGTCGAGGCCGTCGCCGCGGAGGCCATGGCCACCGGCGGAACCGAATCCGCAGGCATCACCGATCCGTTCGCGATTCCGGAAATGGCACTCTCCGTGCTGTTCCAGGCTCCCGACCTTTCCGCGGTCGCACCCGTCGCCGCCGACGAGGACGAAGACGAGGATTCGGCCGGCAACCGCCGCAACCGCCGTTCGCGTTCCCGCACCCGCACCGAGGGCGAAGCCGCCGAGGGTGCCGAGACCGACGAGGACGAGACCGATGGCGACGCCGTCGTTTCGCGCCGCCGCCGCCGCCGCCGCCGCGGCGAGGCCGACCTGGAACTGGCCGGTGGCGAACAGGACGATCCTCCCAACACGATCACCCGCGTGCGCGCACCGCGCACGTCCCTGGATTCGGTCATGTCCAACAAGGTCACCGCCGTCAAGGGTTCGACCCGCTTGGAAGCCAAGCGCCAGCGCCGCCGCGATTCGCGCGAGTCCGGCCGCCGCCGCCAGGTGATCACCGAGGCCGAGTTCCTCGCACGCCGCGAATCCGTCGACCGCCAGATGATCGTGCGCCAGCGCGAGGACCGCATCCAGATCGGCGTCCTGGAGGACGGCATCCTTGCCGAGCACTTCGTCTCCAAGACCCAGCAGGATTCGCTGATCGGCAACGTCTACATCGGCAAGGTGCAGAACGTGCTGCCTTCCATGGAAGCCGCCTTCGTTGACATCGGACGCGGCCGCAACGCCGTGCTCTACGCCGGCGAGGTCAACTGGGATGTCGCGGGCCTCGACGGCCAGCCGCGCCGCATCGAACACGCCCTGAAGTCCGGGGACACCGTGCTGGTGCAGGTCACCAAGGATCCGGTGGGCCACAAGGGTGCCCGCCTGACTTCCCAGATCTCCCTGCCGGGACGCTACCTGGTCTACGTGCCGGGCGGCTCGATGACCGGCATCTCCCGCAAGCTTCCCGATGTCGAGCGCAACCGCCTGAAGAAGATCCTCAAGGACCACCTGCCGGAAAACGCGGGCGTCATCGTCCGCACCGCGGCGGAGGGCGCCTCCGAGGAAGAGTTGATGAACGACATCAACCGCCTGCGCGCCCAGTGGGAGGGCATCGAGGCCGCCTCGACGTCCACCAAGACGCTGGCCCCGGAACTGCTCTACGGCGAACCGGACCTGACCATCAAGGTCGTCCGCGACGTGTTCAACGAGGACTTCACCAAGTTGATCGTCTCCGGCAACGAGGCATGGGACACCATCGAGGCCTACGTGACCTACGTGGCCCCGGACTTGATCTCACGCCTGGAAAAGTGGGAGAGCAACGTAGACATCTTCAGCACCTTCCGCATCGACGAGCAGATCCACAAGGCACTTGACCGCAAGGTCTTCCTGCCCTCGGGCGGCTCGCTGGTCATCGACCGCACCGAAGCCATGACGGTTGTCGACGTCAACACCGGCAAGTTCACCGGCTCCGGCGGCAACCTCGAGGAAACCGTCACCAAGAACAACCTGGAGGCGGCCGAGGAAGTCGTTCGCCAACTGCGCCTGCGCGACATCGGCGGCATCATCGTCATCGACTTCATCGACATGGTGCTCGAGTCCAACCGCGACCTGGTGCTCCGCCGCCTGGTCGAATGCCTGGGCCGCGACCGGACCAAGCACCAGGTTGCCGAGGTCACCAGCCTTGGCCTGGTGCAGATGACGCGAAAGCGCATGGGCACCGGCCTGCTGGAGGTCTTCGGCGAGAACTGCGAGGCCTGCAACGGCCGCGGCGTGATCACCCACGACGAGCCCGTTGAGCACCGCCGTACGTTCAACTCCGCCGGCGAGCCGCATGTAGCTGCCAGCCGTGGCCAGGAGAAGCCTTCGCGGGCCGAGCGCCGCCGCCGCAACCGCGCATCGGAAGAGCCGACCACGGTCGAGCACACCACCGAGGCGGAAACCGAGGTTCATGCCGTGGAGCCGGAGGCCAACGAGGCCAAGGCCACCGCGGCGCGCACGGCCTTTGCCAACATCGCCGCAGCCGCACACGCTGCCCACGAACACGAGGATGCCGCGGCAGAAGCCGCCGGTGCCACGCTTACCGTGGGTGGAGAGCAGGTTGTGGTGCCGAACGCACGCCGCCGCCGTGCCGGTTCCGAGGCTTCGGCCCCGGAGCTGACCCTGGAGAACCTGGAAGCAGCGCTTCCGGACAATTCCCCGGTCGAGGATGCGGAGTCCCACGACGCCGGCGGACACGAAGATGCCCAGGGCGCCACCCGCGCCCCGCGCAGCCGTAGCCGCCGCAAGAGCCGTTCCAAGGCCCCCGCTCCGGAGCAGGCTTCGCAGGCTCCCGAGCAGGCTGCACCGGTCATCTCCGGCGTGGCAGGGCAGGCTTCCGCCGCAGCACCTTCGGAGGCGAAGGCCGTTGTGGCGACCTCTAAGACTTCGGGCATCGAGCCGGTGGCGCGCGTCAAGCGCAGCCGCCGTGCCACGAGCCCGCAGGGCGGGTCTGACGCCGCAGTTTCTGTGGCATCGGACACGCTTGCAACACCGGGTTCCGCCCATGTTGCTTCGTTGGCAGATATCCCAAAGGCCGCTCAGCCCCTAAACGACGCCAATGCGCCGATTATGCTGGGTGTCGGGGTGCCGGTCAACGAGTTGAAATAA